A section of the Gasterosteus aculeatus chromosome 10, fGasAcu3.hap1.1, whole genome shotgun sequence genome encodes:
- the ppp1r36 gene encoding protein phosphatase 1 regulatory subunit 36 isoform X2 has product MAENPEEPTHVSAAPSGRWLWAEDTGTLQFVRFNPTREGVLVKRSQTNVDIKALQLRSEWLAEIYTLNHRGRQNITKGLSHAHLHAYRSSVMRRQGDRITTDDVKQAAVGLLQENHTLPIPVRFLAVLKSKGLDEVLTALLLYLCCFFEHKSLENAPNYFMAIVDIIPDQKMIAQALAKKEIAQKKLAVCYFSLIMDLEIEQHQHTYHQGRMSSDSTEWLLHACLYSFFCYVAWVTFGRRDLKDIQEEVGRLLYSDTINIAARTGSDGESRTTFTAVNGTVTAGVAEPKEAGCKSTFNHRTSQRRPALSGTVTQRSPLMVSLLPSPKERSPHLFDGGRAGKQNPLQPERRDTKALTEELHQLLASVSVGILGKPFGPFSRSTLLPSGEQDKWVDGDDHEPDGDIKHSDHAGIHV; this is encoded by the exons ATGGCAGAGAACCCCGAGGAGCCCACACAC GTGAGCGCCGCGCCTTCCGGCCGCTGGCTGTGGGCGGAGGACACCGGAACTCTGCAGTTCGTCCG TTTTAATCCAACAAGGGAGGGAGTTCTGGTAAAAAGGAGCCAAACCAATGTTGATATCAAAGCTCTTCAGCTGCGATCAGAATG GTTGGCTGAGATCTACACGTTGAACCACAGAGGGCGCCAAAACATTACAAAGGGCCTGAGCCACGCTCATCTTCATGCTTACAGGTCCTCGGTGATGAGGAGGCAGGGGGACCGCATCACTACGGATGATGTTAAAC AGGCGGCTGTCGGTTTGCTACAGGAGAATCACACGCTTCCCATTCCAGTCCGCTTCTTGGCTGTATTGAA GAGTAAAGGGCTTGACGAGGTCTTGACTGCCCTCCTTCTCTacctgtgttgtttttttgaacaCAAGTCCCTGGAGAACGCACCCAATTATTTCATGGC TATTGTAGACATCATCCCAGATCAGAAGATGATTGCACAGGCGTTGGCCAAAAAGGAGATAGCACAAAAGAAGCTGGCTGTCTGCTACTTCAGCCTCATCATGGACCTAGAGATAGAGCAGCATCAACACACATATCACCA GGGCCGGATGTCGTCAGACAGCACAGAATGGCTTCTGCATGCG TGCTTGTACAGCTTCTTCTGTTACGTGGCCTGGGTGACGTTTGGCAGGAGAGACCTGAAGGACATCCAAGAGGAGGTTGGGCGTCTTTTGTACTCTGACACCATTAACATAGCGGCGAGGACGGGGAGTGATGGGGAATCGAGAACGACCTTCACTGCTGTCAATGGTACCGTGACAGCCGGTGTAGCTGAGCCCAAGGAAGCGGGATGTAAAAGCACATTCAACCACAG AACGTCCCAGAGGCGTCCAGCCCTCAGCGGGACAGTCACTCAGCGATCCCCACTGATGGTATCTCTGCTGCCGTCGCCCAAAGAAAGGTCGCCCCATCTGTTCGACGGCGGCCGGGCCGGGAAGCAGAACCCACTGCAGCCCGAGCGCCGCGACACCAAGGCACTGACGGAGGAGCTCCACCAGCTGCTTGCCAGTGTCAG CGTTGGGATTCTCGGTAAACCTTTTGGACCGTTCAGCCGCAGCACCCTGTTACCCTCTGGAGAGCAGGACAAGTGGGTGGACGGTGACGACCACGAACCAGACGGCGACATTAAGCACAGCGATCATGCCGGCATCCACGTCTGA
- the ppp1r36 gene encoding protein phosphatase 1 regulatory subunit 36 isoform X1, which yields MAENPEEPTHVSAAPSGRWLWAEDTGTLQFVRFNPTREGVLVKRSQTNVDIKALQLRSECVCLLHRLAEIYTLNHRGRQNITKGLSHAHLHAYRSSVMRRQGDRITTDDVKQAAVGLLQENHTLPIPVRFLAVLKSKGLDEVLTALLLYLCCFFEHKSLENAPNYFMAIVDIIPDQKMIAQALAKKEIAQKKLAVCYFSLIMDLEIEQHQHTYHQGRMSSDSTEWLLHACLYSFFCYVAWVTFGRRDLKDIQEEVGRLLYSDTINIAARTGSDGESRTTFTAVNGTVTAGVAEPKEAGCKSTFNHRTSQRRPALSGTVTQRSPLMVSLLPSPKERSPHLFDGGRAGKQNPLQPERRDTKALTEELHQLLASVSVGILGKPFGPFSRSTLLPSGEQDKWVDGDDHEPDGDIKHSDHAGIHV from the exons ATGGCAGAGAACCCCGAGGAGCCCACACAC GTGAGCGCCGCGCCTTCCGGCCGCTGGCTGTGGGCGGAGGACACCGGAACTCTGCAGTTCGTCCG TTTTAATCCAACAAGGGAGGGAGTTCTGGTAAAAAGGAGCCAAACCAATGTTGATATCAAAGCTCTTCAGCTGCGATCAGAATG TGTGTGCTTGCTCCACAGGTTGGCTGAGATCTACACGTTGAACCACAGAGGGCGCCAAAACATTACAAAGGGCCTGAGCCACGCTCATCTTCATGCTTACAGGTCCTCGGTGATGAGGAGGCAGGGGGACCGCATCACTACGGATGATGTTAAAC AGGCGGCTGTCGGTTTGCTACAGGAGAATCACACGCTTCCCATTCCAGTCCGCTTCTTGGCTGTATTGAA GAGTAAAGGGCTTGACGAGGTCTTGACTGCCCTCCTTCTCTacctgtgttgtttttttgaacaCAAGTCCCTGGAGAACGCACCCAATTATTTCATGGC TATTGTAGACATCATCCCAGATCAGAAGATGATTGCACAGGCGTTGGCCAAAAAGGAGATAGCACAAAAGAAGCTGGCTGTCTGCTACTTCAGCCTCATCATGGACCTAGAGATAGAGCAGCATCAACACACATATCACCA GGGCCGGATGTCGTCAGACAGCACAGAATGGCTTCTGCATGCG TGCTTGTACAGCTTCTTCTGTTACGTGGCCTGGGTGACGTTTGGCAGGAGAGACCTGAAGGACATCCAAGAGGAGGTTGGGCGTCTTTTGTACTCTGACACCATTAACATAGCGGCGAGGACGGGGAGTGATGGGGAATCGAGAACGACCTTCACTGCTGTCAATGGTACCGTGACAGCCGGTGTAGCTGAGCCCAAGGAAGCGGGATGTAAAAGCACATTCAACCACAG AACGTCCCAGAGGCGTCCAGCCCTCAGCGGGACAGTCACTCAGCGATCCCCACTGATGGTATCTCTGCTGCCGTCGCCCAAAGAAAGGTCGCCCCATCTGTTCGACGGCGGCCGGGCCGGGAAGCAGAACCCACTGCAGCCCGAGCGCCGCGACACCAAGGCACTGACGGAGGAGCTCCACCAGCTGCTTGCCAGTGTCAG CGTTGGGATTCTCGGTAAACCTTTTGGACCGTTCAGCCGCAGCACCCTGTTACCCTCTGGAGAGCAGGACAAGTGGGTGGACGGTGACGACCACGAACCAGACGGCGACATTAAGCACAGCGATCATGCCGGCATCCACGTCTGA
- the LOC120826327 gene encoding putative thiopurine S-methyltransferase isoform X1 — translation MLSSPLLDASPLSSCSWGQPNTTSMLAPQADQVMALGDWEERWQEGRIGFHQPHVHKMLEKNIDKVVSGRTGVRFFFPLCGKAVDMKWLADMGHSVVGVEISEKAIKQFFAENNLTYSEEPVPAIPAAKVYKSSERNISLYQCDLFKFSSSIGGQFGAIWDRGSLVAINPRDRETYADLIISLMAKDCRYLLDTLLYNAALYSGPPFFVPDEQLASLFGKSCDLELLQSADAMTERYRAWGLDSLTENLHLITPKSI, via the exons ATGCTGAGCTCTCCGTTGCTTGACGCCTCTCCGCTGTCCTCCTGTAGTTGGGGTCAGCCGAACACAACCAGCATGCTGGCGCCGCAGGCAGATCAGGTCATGGCCCTCGGCGACTGGGAGGAACGCTGGCAGGAGGGCCGAATAGGTTTCCACCAGCCTCACGTACACAA GATGCTGGAGAAGAACATCGATAAAGTTGTTTCGGGGCGGACAGGAGTTCgcttcttctttcctctctgtgGGAAAGCTGTCGATATGAAGTG GCTAGCAGACATGGGCCACTCGGTGGTTGgagtggagatttctgaaaaggCAATAAAACAGTTCTTTGCAGAGAACAACTTGACCTACAGCGAGGAGCCTGTCCCTGCCATACCTGCAGCAAAGGTTTACAAG AGCTCCGAAAGAAATATCTCCTTGTATCAATGTGACCTCTTCAAATTCTCCAG CTCCATTGGCGGACAGTTTGGGGCAATTTGGGACAGAGGATCTCTAGTGGCCATCAACCCAAGAGACCGAGAAAC GTATGCTGATCTCATCATTTCTCTTATGGCTAAAGATTGCAGATACCTTCTGGACACTTTGCTGTACAACGCTGCGTTGTATTCAG GGCCGCCCTTTTTCGTGCCTGACGAGCAGCTGGCCAGCCTGTTTG GGAAGAGCTGTGATTTGGAACTGCTGCAGTCGGCTGATGCCATGACCGAAAGATATCGAGCCTGGGGCCTGGACTCCCTGACTGAAAATCTACACCTCATCACTCCCAAGAGCATTTAA
- the LOC120826327 gene encoding putative thiopurine S-methyltransferase isoform X2, whose amino-acid sequence MLAPQADQVMALGDWEERWQEGRIGFHQPHVHKMLEKNIDKVVSGRTGVRFFFPLCGKAVDMKWLADMGHSVVGVEISEKAIKQFFAENNLTYSEEPVPAIPAAKVYKSSERNISLYQCDLFKFSSSIGGQFGAIWDRGSLVAINPRDRETYADLIISLMAKDCRYLLDTLLYNAALYSGPPFFVPDEQLASLFGKSCDLELLQSADAMTERYRAWGLDSLTENLHLITPKSI is encoded by the exons ATGCTGGCGCCGCAGGCAGATCAGGTCATGGCCCTCGGCGACTGGGAGGAACGCTGGCAGGAGGGCCGAATAGGTTTCCACCAGCCTCACGTACACAA GATGCTGGAGAAGAACATCGATAAAGTTGTTTCGGGGCGGACAGGAGTTCgcttcttctttcctctctgtgGGAAAGCTGTCGATATGAAGTG GCTAGCAGACATGGGCCACTCGGTGGTTGgagtggagatttctgaaaaggCAATAAAACAGTTCTTTGCAGAGAACAACTTGACCTACAGCGAGGAGCCTGTCCCTGCCATACCTGCAGCAAAGGTTTACAAG AGCTCCGAAAGAAATATCTCCTTGTATCAATGTGACCTCTTCAAATTCTCCAG CTCCATTGGCGGACAGTTTGGGGCAATTTGGGACAGAGGATCTCTAGTGGCCATCAACCCAAGAGACCGAGAAAC GTATGCTGATCTCATCATTTCTCTTATGGCTAAAGATTGCAGATACCTTCTGGACACTTTGCTGTACAACGCTGCGTTGTATTCAG GGCCGCCCTTTTTCGTGCCTGACGAGCAGCTGGCCAGCCTGTTTG GGAAGAGCTGTGATTTGGAACTGCTGCAGTCGGCTGATGCCATGACCGAAAGATATCGAGCCTGGGGCCTGGACTCCCTGACTGAAAATCTACACCTCATCACTCCCAAGAGCATTTAA
- the limd1b gene encoding LIM domain-containing protein 1, whose amino-acid sequence MDPGCVSSLYFGSCTSCSEAVYGEGRACRAMGRLFHDTCFTCSVCSEKLSGKPFYTVSGRIYCEEDFLHSGAHPAQEVCNNCGYLIKDMILQARGKSYHPSCFRCVLCRRSLEAEPFTADTDNRVYCVDDYHRVRAPLCAACRVPILPTEGSTESIRVVSFEKNYHAECYAGEVNLI is encoded by the exons ATGGACCCAGGgtgtgtttccagtctttactTTG GAAGCTGCACATCCTGCAGCGAAGCGGTGTACGGAGAAGGGAGAGCCTGCCGGGCGATGGGACGTTTATTCCACGACACTTGCTTCACCTGCAGCGTTTGCA GTGAAAAGCTCAGTGGGAAACCGTTTTATACAGTATCAGGAAGAATCTACTGTGAAGAGGATTTCTTG CACTCAGGAGCTCATCCAGCCCAAGAAGTGTGTAACAACTGTGGGTATTTAATTAAGGACATG ATTTTGCAGGCTCGGGGGAAGTCCTACCACCCGTCCTGCTTTCGCTGTGTGCTCTGCAGACGGAGTCTGGAGGCGGAGCCCTTCACCGCAGACACAGACAACCGGGTTTACTGTGTCGACGACTACCACAG GGTCCGAGCCCCTCTGTGTGCTGCATGTAGAGTGCCGATACTGCCAACTGAA GGTTCTACAGAGTCTATTCGGGTGGTATCATTTGAGAAAAATTACCATGCAGAGTGCTATGCTGGTGAGGTAAACCTCATTTGA
- the cdcp1b gene encoding CUB domain-containing protein 1: protein MRLSASRALLALALLAAFDSPESLQTAVRPDKGSTVTVSTALPPDQCAVCALGGVNDTLKSCRSSLSLVPEEEVKLLFNCSQPIEQAFTVTIAQTVECTKDICSPTTVETQPSLLSEFSRTYTWELKAPEKTLVGLNILGDGLRETSQPCPDGFQYSVTTPKTNPKGLTQYCRGGSATRLDEPNGAVVSLQVKPRALVESVLFYASAGPLKGRTVVLSVNSSTTVVIRRDPEAPECDVCSLDGSTPQCATNEKTLTNVNNLSLEFSCLKPQDVYSVEIKKKIECTQSTCTPAAGEIEPDVFKDFRRSITWDIGVPQRTVLTLDFPGGLKEMSEAETCPDGHQYSVSTIKSQGEITTSYCKGGTASPLGLLAATSVTTQVLKGSEVDSFTVKVAPRGNRMMSVMPDPDTIITIRRLSSEPDCSVCMNKEPNQICNRKYLTLKDPYNTTVEFTCPRPQDVFTVEINREIDCTETSCSGNIVQAESSLFPDFNRTFTWDLKVVPTRAFQLDFPEMGMRQIPNGEICPDEHTYSIVTYLRTGPATIATFCKGGTVTTILARYKGRVSLQVPGDRKLDPVDLKLNVGPETSMVAIVKVNLPRGVSSTDFITANYPGRFPDNQQMQWDFAVPGMHNYTMHFQNHTAPECLAEEVEVEYQKDNEKVTKLTLMDPQPKHAQGDFRMVLRNCETNTTLQGLTLNYRVSVMRSGHPVLCAVDLTEHQGVSLQIEKVGSDPYCEMSINSQVKEKISVAAGTKANLSFLDCPNEDVRLTASKVIGCLDMATCSATQLTVPKLDSCLPMSLHSFTWHLKIPEDRTVDLMSPTGSLRQSLPGQDCAQSVSLHVAEGDGFSVGDFCFTGMIQKIQVHANVSVTVSDFSQTKEPFLNVSFSQEIPETIIYRISPEASSPTLLATPNWPLGMRPSSTVSWLVTVPSQYEALVQLPNVSQPRCRDRHTDITVKMLGDEEELISRREDEAPVDMLTVPRSFYLNMSNCIPERGVFAAMTKIVLQKKSNLLAILLGVAGGVLLLLILLAVACFVIRKNKKDKLAKDSSIYIGKGNIFRPNDGHFSKTRSDNESHVYASIDEAMTYGHLLGDSSYADSMPNRFNGGQVDTYNTFTGPTSSGLPEIQEPDNEPELEVFKTFLDPSESFHPPRPRTPIDRQDSLGFQDRRMLDNQLFTFKSTGDINTIRLSGVDVELQTPEEDSL, encoded by the exons ATGCGGCTGTCCGCGAGCCGCGCGCTGCTGGCGCTCGCGCTTCTGGCGGCCTTCGACTCGCCAG AAAGCTTGCAGACGGCGGTCCGACCGGACAAAGGCTCGACAGTGACGGTGTCCACCGCGCTGCCGCCGGATCAATGCGCTGTTTGTGCGCTCGGCGGGGTGAACGACACGCTGAAATCCTGCCGGTCCTCTTTGTCTCTGGTACCTGAGGAGGAAGTCAAATTGCTGTTCAACTGCTCCCAACCGATCGAACAGGCTTTCACTGTGACGATCGCTCAGACTGTTG AGTGCACAAAGGACATCTGCAGCCCGACAACGGTAGAAACGcaaccctccctcctctccgagTTCAGCAGAACCTACACATGGGAGCTGAAGGCACCGGAGAAGACCCTCGTGGGTTTGAACATCCTTGGAGATGGGCTGAGGGAGACGTCACAACCGTGCCCTGATGGATTTCAGTATTCGGTCACCACGCCCAAGACAAACCCCAAGGGTCTGACTCAGTATTGTCGAGGTGGTTCTGCGACTCGTTTAGATGAGCCCAATGGAGCTGTTGTGTCTCTGCAAGTTAAACCAAGGGCTCTGGTTGAGTCGGTGTTGTTCTACGCCTCGGCTGGACCTCTGA AGGGCCGAACAGTGGTTTTATCAGTGAATTCAAGCACGACTGTGGTCATCCGCCGGGATCCTGAGGCGCCAGAGTGTGACGTTTGCTCGCTTGATGGCTCAACTCCTCAATGTGCTACCAACGAAAAGACACTGACGAACGTTAACAACCTCTCGCTGGAGTTCAGCTGCCTGAAACCTCAGGATGTGTACAGCGTGGAGATTAAGAAGAAAATCG AATGCACCCAGAGCACCTGCactcctgctgcaggagaaattGAGCCAGATGTCTTCAAGGACTTCAGAAGATCCATAACGTGGGACATTGGTGTACCGCAGAGGACCGTATTAACACTGGACTTCCCTGGTGGCTTAAAGGAGATGTCTGAAGCAGAAACGTGCCCAGACGGTCACCAGTACTCCGTGAGCACAATTAAAAGTCAGGGAGAGATAACCACGAGCTACTGTAAGGGTGGGACGGCGTCTCCTCTGGGTCTGCTCGCAGCAACGAGTGTGACCACACAGGTTCTCAAGGGAAGTGAAGTGGACTCGTTCACAGTCAAAGTAGCACCAAGAGGCAA TAGAATGATGTCTGTGATGCCCGATCCGGACACCATCATTACCATCCGCAGGTTGAGCAGCGAGCCAGACTGCAGTGTTTGTATGAACAAGGAGCCCAACCAGATATGCAATAGGAAATATCTCACCCTGAAAGATCCTTACAACACCACTGTAGAGTTCACCTGTCCTCGACCTCAGGATGTTTTCACTGTGGAGATCAACAGAGAAATTG ACTGCACAGAGACCTCCTGCTCTGGTAACATCGTTCAGGCCGAGTCCTCACTGTTCCCAGACTTCAACCGGACCTTCACCTGGGATCTAAAAGTTGTCCCCACTCGGGCCTTCCAACTGGACTTCCCGGAAATGGGAATGCGACAGATTCCCAACGGGGAGATCTGTCCAGACGAGCACACGTACTCCATTGTTACGTATCTCCGCACTGGGCCAGCCACCATTGCTACTTTTTGCAAAGGAGGAACTGTGACCACCATCCTGGCTCGCTACAAGGGCCGAGTATCTCTGCAGGTGCCCGGCGACCGGAAGCTGGACCCTGTTGACCTCAAACTCAACGTTGGACCTGAGACCAGCA tggttGCCATAGTGAAAGTCAACCTACCACGCGGCGTGTCCAGCACAGACTTCATCACGGCCAACTATCCCGGCCGGTTTCCTGACAACCAGCAGATGCAGTGGGACTTTGCGGTGCCCGGCATGCACAACTACACGATGCACTTTCAAAATCACACCGCTCCGGAGTGCCTcgccgaggaggtggaggtggagtaCCAGAAAGACAACGAGAAGGTGACCAAGCTGACTCTGATGGATCCTCAGCCGAAGCATGCGCAGGGCGACTTCAGGATGGTGCTGAGGAATTGTGAAACCAACACAACGTTGCAGGGCCTCACCTTGAACTACAGAGTGTCTGTGATGAGGAGTGGGCATCCAG TCCTGTGTGCCGTGGACCTGACCGAACACCAAGGAGTTTCTCTGCAGATCGAGAAAGTGGGTTCTGATCCCTACTGTGAGATGAGCATCAACTCTCAGGTCAAAGAGAAGATCAGCGTGGCCGCGGGCACGAAGGCCAACCTGTCCTTCCTCGACTGCCCGAATGAAGATGTGCGCCTGACTGCCAGTAAAGTTATTG GGTGTCTGGATATGGCGACATGCTCTGCGACTCAGCTCACCGTTCCCAAACTGGACTCCTGTCTACCGATGTCCCTACACAGCTTCACCTGGCACCTCAAAATCCCCGAGGACCGCACCGTGGACCTGATGTCGCCCACGGGGAGTCTCCGACAGTCCCTGCCCGGCCAGGACTGCGCTCAGTCCGTCTCCCTGCACGTGGCAGAGGGCGACGGGTTTTCTGTGGGAGATTTCTGCTTCACCGGGATGATCCAGAAAATTCAGGTGCACGCAAACGTGTCTGTCACAGTCTCGGACTTCAGCCAGACGAAGGAGCCTTTCCTCAACGTGAGCTTCAGTCAGGAGATCCCAG agACCATCATTTACAGGATCAGCCCCGAGGCGTCGTCCCCGACCCTGCTGGCGACCCCCAACTGGCCTCTGGGTATGAGGCCCTCGTCCACCGTGTCCTGGCTCGTCACCGTACCGAGCCAGTACGAGGCGCTCGTGCAGCTTCCCAACGTCAGCCAACCTCGATGCAGGGACAGGCACACCGACATCACGGTGAAGATGctcggggacgaggaggagctgatCAGCCGCAGGGAGGACGAGGCGCCAGTGGACATGTTGACGGTGCCACGTAGTTTTTATCTCAACATGTCCAACTGCATACCAGAGCGGGGAGTCTTCGCTGCAATGACCAAAATTGTTTTGCAGAAGAAGAGCA ACCTCCTGGCCATCCTCCTCGGGGTAGCGGGAGGTGTTTTGCTGTTGCTCATTCTGCTGGCTGTTGCGTGCTTCGTCATACG gaaaaataaaaaagacaaactagCCAAGGATTCGTCCATCTACATCGGCAAGGGGAACATCTTCCGCCCAAATGACGGACACTTCAGCAAAACTCGGTCTGATAACGAGTCCCACGTCTACGCCTCCATAGATGAGGCGATGACGTACGGCCACCTGCTGGGAGACTCCAGCTACGCGGACAGTATGCCGAACCGCTTCAACGGCGGGCAGGTGGACACTTACAACACATTTACAGGGCCCACTAGTTCAGGGCTGCCTGAAATCCAAGAACCGGACAATGAGCCCGAGTTGGAGGTGTTCAAGACCTTCCTGGACCCGTCCGAGTCTTTCCACCCGCCCCGCCCGCGCACTCCCATCGACCGGCAGGACAGCCTCGGCTTCCAGGACCGCAGGATGTTGGACAATCAACTGTTCACGTTCAAGAGCACCGGGGATATAAACACGATCCGGCTCTCCGGCGTCGACGTGGAGCTGCAGACGCCTGAGGAGGACTCCTTGTAG
- the clec3bb gene encoding tetranectin translates to MEVRGVCMLVGVLLLVNCSFQQTPAEKKPVKKAKDAAIEELRKQINDIVQELNLLKEHQALQTVCLKGKKVNNKCFLADAVRKRYHAATEDCHAMGGVLGAPTSGDENDQLRDYVRQSVGPDEQVWLGVQDMVTEGTWADQTGSSVTFKNWDTSNYRSPQPDGGKAQNCAVLSGAAGGKWYDENCREEKPSVCQFNIV, encoded by the exons ATGGAGGTCAGAGGAGTGTGTATGCTTGTGGGAGTACTACTGCTGGTCAACTGTTCATTTCAGCAGACTCCAGCAGAGAAGAAGCCCGTAAAAAAAG CAAAGGACGCTGCCATCGAGGAGCTACGGAAACAGATCAACGACATCGTCCAGGAGCTCAACTTGCTGAAGGAACATCAAGCCCTGCAGACAG TCTGCCTGAAAGGCAAAAAGGTCAATAACAAGTGTTTCCTCGCCGACGCGGTGAGAAAACGCTATCACGCCGCCACCGAGGACTGTCACGCCATGGGTGGTGTCCTCGGCGCGCCCACGTCCGGCGATGAGAACGACCAGCTCAGAGACTACGTCCGCCAGAGCGTCGGCCCGGATGAGCAGGTCTGGCTGGGCGTCCAAGACATGGTGACGGAGGGCACCTGGGCGGACCAGACGGGCTCCAGCGTCACATTCAAAAACTGGGACACCTCCAACTACCGGTCCCCACAGCCAGATGGAGGCAAGGCCCAAAACTGCGCCGTCCTGTCCGGGGCCGCCGGCGGGAAGTGGTACGACGAGAACTGCCGCGAGGAGAAGCCGTCCGTCTGCCAGTTCAACATCGTTTGA
- the exosc7 gene encoding exosome complex component RRP42, with translation MATVHVSEAEKVYILHGIRDDLRVDGRSCEDYRHMEIETDVVSNTDGSAKVTLGDTAVLVGVKADIGKPRPAVPNEGYLEFFVDCSANATPEFEGRGGDELGTELSNTLYKVFNNKHSVDLKSLCISAGEHCWVLYVDVLLLQCDGNLYDAISVAIKAALFNTKIPKVHLSADEEGGKEIELSDDPYDCVRLDVENVPCIVTLCKVGHRHVVDANLQEKACSVASLIIAVTHKGTVTCTRKVGMGSLEPESIFEMTQAGKRVGKALHAPLMKLLKQEESLGKKREKVGFLG, from the exons ATGGCAACAGTACATGTTAGCGAGGCTGAAAAAGTGTACATCTTACACGGCATACGG GATGACCTACGAGTGGACGGAAGAAGCTGCGAGGACTACAGACACATGGAGATAGAGACCGACGTGGTGTCCAACACAGACGGCTCAGCTAAAGTCACACTG GGCGACACAGCGGTTCTAGTTGGGGTCAAAGCTGACATTGGAAAACCGAGGCCCGCGGTGCCGAATGAAGGCTACTTGGAATTCTTCGTAGACTG TTCGGCCAATGCAACTCCCGAGTTTGAGGGCAGAGGAGGCGACGAGCTGGGGACAGAGTTGAGTAACACCCTCTACAAAGTCtttaacaacaaacacagcGTGGACCTGAAGAGCCTCTGCATCAGTGCAGGAGAGCACTGCTGGGTCCTTTATGTGGATGTGCTG CTCCTGCAGTGTGATGGAAACCTGTACGACGCCATCTCAGTAGCTATTAAAGCGGCTCTGTTTAACACAAA AATTCCCAAAGTGCACCTGTCCGCTGacgaggaaggagggaaggaaattGAGCTGTCAGATGACCCGTACGATTGCGTGAGGCTAGATGTGGAAAACGTTCCCTGTATAGTGACGTTGTGCAAG GTGGGCCACCGGCACGTGGTGGATGCGAATCTGCAGGAGAAGGCCTGCTCCGTGGCGAGCCTGATCATCGCTGTGACACACAAGGGAACGGTCACCTGTACGAGGAAGGTGGGCATGGGCAGCCTGGAGCCAGAGAGTATCTTCGAAATGACACAG GCAGGTAAACGCGTCGGGAAGGCCCTTCATGCTCCACTCATGAAGCTGCTGAAACAGGAGGAGAGTTtgggaaagaagagagagaaagttggCTTTCTTGGTTAA
- the LOC120826333 gene encoding palmitoyltransferase ZDHHC3: MKSPAHRTRDIERQADYLRPEHCAPPPPRNSSGTMWFIRDGCGIVCGVITWFLVFYAEFVVVFVMLLPGKNVIYTLCNGVIFNGLAFLALASHAKAMCTDPGAVPKGNATKEFIESLQLKPGQVVYKCPKCCSIKPDRAHHCSVCKRCIKKMDHHCPWVNNCVGENNQKYFVLFTMYISLISFHALILVALHFVFCFEDDWTKCSNFSPPATVVLLILLCFEALLFLLFTAVMFGTQVHSICSDETGIEQLKKEERRWAKRSKWMNLKVVFGHPFSIAWLSPFATPDHGKADLYQYVV; this comes from the exons ATGAAGAGTCCGGCGCATCGCACCCGGGACATCGAGAGGCAGGCCGACTACCTGAGGCCCGAGCACTGCGCCCCTCCCCCGCCGCGCAACTCCTCCGGCACCATGTGGTTCATCCGCGACGGCTGCGGCATCGTGTGCGGCGTCATCACCTGGTTCCTGGTCTTCTACGCCGAGTTCGTGGTGGTGTTCGTCATGCTGCTGCCCGGCAAGAACGTGATCTACACCCTCTGCAACGGCGTGATCTTCAACGGCCTCGCGTTCCTCGCGCTCGCCTCTCACGCCAAGGCCATGTGCACGGACCCG GGCGCCGTGCCTAAAGGGAACGCTACCAAAGAATTTATCGAAAGCCTGCAGCTCAAACCGGGACAGGTGGTGTACAAGTGTCCCAAGTGCTGCAGCATAAAGCCGGACAGGGCGCACCACTGCAG TGTGTGCAAACGCTGCATCAAGAAGATGGACCACCACTGTCCCTGGGTGAACAACTGCGTCGGGGAGAACAACCAGAAGTACTTTGTGCTCTTCACG ATGTATATTTCACTAATATCCTTCCATGCGCTAATCCTGGTGGCCCTGCATTTTGTGTTCTGCTTTGAAGATGACTGGACAA AGTGCAGTAACTTCTCCCCCCCGGCTACGgtcgtcctcctcatcctcctctgctTCGAGGCTCTCCTCTTTCTGCTCTTCACCGCGGTCATGTTCGGCACCCAGGTCCACTCCATCTGCAGCGACGAGACG GGCATCGAGCAGCTCAAGAAGGAGGAGCGACGATGGGCCAAACGGTCCAAATGGATGAATTTGAAGGTGGTGTTCGGCCATCCGTTCTCGATAGCCTGGCTGAGTCCCTTCGCTACACCCGATCACGGCAAGGCAGACTTGTACCAGTACGTCGTGTGA